In the Harmonia axyridis chromosome 3, icHarAxyr1.1, whole genome shotgun sequence genome, one interval contains:
- the LOC123676571 gene encoding translocon-associated protein subunit delta-like, giving the protein MLLLHTIITFHHSEMLSILIFSLLSLQFTAGSTCGDVEVSTKSYTTEDATVLSQIAYISEFEVKCNPASSSPGNLYALFKEIIVPVANVAPNKYQISWTEDLKTAQVGEIIVKIFDENGYAALKKALRNGDNIHEVEYFTTLSISHPGAYKGPCISCEFLAALFSLSIAYYAVHLRMKFVS; this is encoded by the coding sequence atgttattattgcaTACAATAATAACATTTCACCATAGTGAAATGTTATCGATACTGATATTTTCCTTGTTATCATTGCAATTCACAGCAGGTTCAACCTGTGGAGATGTGGAAGTATCCACGAAGTCCTACACAACGGAAGATGCTACCGTTCTTTCCCAAATTGCATATATAAGCGAGTTTGAAGTGAAGTGTAATCCAGCTTCTTCATCTCCTGGGAATTTATATGCATTATTTAAGGAAATTATCGTTCCCGTGGCAAACGTCGCAccaaataaatatcaaattagCTGGACAGAGGATTTAAAGACTGCACAAGTCGGAGAAATAATAGTGAAAATATTTGACGAGAATGGCTATGCTGCTTTAAAGAAAGCTTTGAGGAATGGTGACAATATACATGAAGTGGAATATTTTACTACATTGTCAATTTCTCACCCAGGTGCTTATAAAGGGCCTTGTATAAGTTGTGAATTTCTTGCAGCATTGTTTTCTTTGTCAATTGCTTATTATGCTGTGCACTTAAGAATGAAGTTTGTTTCTTAA
- the LOC123676570 gene encoding RILP-like protein homolog isoform X1, with amino-acid sequence MPRLKYSTHRDNMDDTRDSFSDISVVDVYDIASDIGKECEKIIDLYGTTAVTGLMPRVITALELLEQLATRNETENAQLLELQNKVSLLENDKIEKAEYRAKFERDLEAIEEQWRKDSNELYNVIAKLQEENRRLLKVQTSSSPNDKENEVETSENPGNGEILQQMKDTIEKQRDEIRSKDRQIQEKINEIDNMKSNYERLQASTRDAKRKHKNLQTQVRNLCEERADFLVQIQDQQRGINGLKQRLGLAEKENEDLSKMDLPLPSNVAVFDLDDPNRPRFTTEELKDILNERNDLKARVSDLEDELETYRPKPKPESGMKKIVNSIENACDSLLNTFQMSKPSVPTYSSSPPVEDDAPVQGPIPLEPDDAPWKKSESGIRKLFCNFKTRENRKKCFFGRGLDKINRLKQNYLNKSTVFGNYLPRGAAAVEVFQGVACHLSQRCLSQLLMTQCPSNLPNAAHSSMFYIDLTGDVWFT; translated from the exons ATGCCTCGACTAAAGTATTCGACTCATCGTGATAACATGGATGATACAAGAGATTCTTTCAGTGATATATCCGTGGTGGACGTGTATGACATTGCCTCAGATATAGGAAAAGAGTGCGAGAAAATTATCGATCTTTACGGAACAACTGCCGTCACTGGACTAATGCCCAGAGTAATAACAGCTCTGGAACTTTTAGAACAGCTAGCAACCAGAAACGAAACAGAAAACGCCCAGCTTTTAGAGCTGCAAAACAAAGTTTCTCTGCTGGAAAATGACAAGATTGAAAAGGCTGAATACAGGGCCAAATTCGAACGG GATCTTGAAGCCATAGAAGAACAATGGCGCAAGGATAGTAATGAACTCTATAATGTCATAGCTAAGCTTCAAGAGGAAAACAGACGTCTTCTTAAAGTACAGACCAGCAGCAGTCCAAATGATAAGGAAAACGAGGTTGAAACTTCAGAGAATCCTGGCAATGGCGAAATACTGCAACAAATGAAAGACACCATAGAAAAGCAAAGGGACGAAATTCGCTCTAAAGATAGGCAGATCcaggaaaaaattaatgaaattgacAAT ATGAAATCCAACTATGAACGGCTTCAAGCTTCAACAAGGGACGCAAAAAGAAAACACAAGAATCTTCAGACCCAGGTTAGGAACCTTTGTGAGGAGAGGGCAGATTTTCTGGTTCAGATACAAGATCAACAACGTGGTATCAATGGATTGAAACAGCGGTTAGGTTTGGCAGAAAAGGAGAACGAGGATTTGAGCAAa ATGGACCTCCCTCTACCTTCAAACGTTGCAGTGTTCGATCTGGATGATCCCAATAGGCCTAGGTTCACTACCGAAGAACTCAAAGACATTCTTAATGAAAGAAATGATTTGAAAGCTCGTGTCAGTGACCTAGAGGATGAATTGGAGACTTATAGACCCAAACCAAAGCCAGAGTC aggTATGAAGAAAATTGTAAATAGTATTGAAAACGCCTGTGATAGTTTACtcaatacatttcaaatgtctAAACCTAGTGTTCCAACATACTCGTCTAGTCC aCCTGTTGAAGATGATGCACCTGTGCAAGGCCCTATACCACTTGAACCTGACGATGCACCATGGAAGAAGTCTGAATCAGGGATAAGGAAGTT GTTCTGTAATTTTAAAACGagggaaaatagaaaaaaatgtttttttggaaGAGGCCTTGACAAGATAAATCGACTTAAGCAAAATTATCTCAATAAATCGACAG ttttcGGAAATTATTTGCCGAGGGGGGCAGCGGCAGTGGAAGTTTTCCAAGGCGTAGCATGTCACCTCTCTCAAAGGTGTCTCTCTCAACTACTAATGACCCAGTGCCCCTCTAATTTACCGAATGCAGCACACAGTTCAATGTTCTACATAGATCTGACAGGCGATGTTTGGTTTacctaa
- the LOC123676570 gene encoding RILP-like protein homolog isoform X2 produces MPRLKYSTHRDNMDDTRDSFSDISVVDVYDIASDIGKECEKIIDLYGTTAVTGLMPRVITALELLEQLATRNETENAQLLELQNKVSLLENDKIEKAEYRAKFERDLEAIEEQWRKDSNELYNVIAKLQEENRRLLKVQTSSSPNDKENEVETSENPGNGEILQQMKDTIEKQRDEIRSKDRQIQEKINEIDNMKSNYERLQASTRDAKRKHKNLQTQVRNLCEERADFLVQIQDQQRGINGLKQRLGLAEKENEDLSKMDLPLPSNVAVFDLDDPNRPRFTTEELKDILNERNDLKARVSDLEDELETYRPKPKPESPVEDDAPVQGPIPLEPDDAPWKKSESGIRKLFCNFKTRENRKKCFFGRGLDKINRLKQNYLNKSTVFGNYLPRGAAAVEVFQGVACHLSQRCLSQLLMTQCPSNLPNAAHSSMFYIDLTGDVWFT; encoded by the exons ATGCCTCGACTAAAGTATTCGACTCATCGTGATAACATGGATGATACAAGAGATTCTTTCAGTGATATATCCGTGGTGGACGTGTATGACATTGCCTCAGATATAGGAAAAGAGTGCGAGAAAATTATCGATCTTTACGGAACAACTGCCGTCACTGGACTAATGCCCAGAGTAATAACAGCTCTGGAACTTTTAGAACAGCTAGCAACCAGAAACGAAACAGAAAACGCCCAGCTTTTAGAGCTGCAAAACAAAGTTTCTCTGCTGGAAAATGACAAGATTGAAAAGGCTGAATACAGGGCCAAATTCGAACGG GATCTTGAAGCCATAGAAGAACAATGGCGCAAGGATAGTAATGAACTCTATAATGTCATAGCTAAGCTTCAAGAGGAAAACAGACGTCTTCTTAAAGTACAGACCAGCAGCAGTCCAAATGATAAGGAAAACGAGGTTGAAACTTCAGAGAATCCTGGCAATGGCGAAATACTGCAACAAATGAAAGACACCATAGAAAAGCAAAGGGACGAAATTCGCTCTAAAGATAGGCAGATCcaggaaaaaattaatgaaattgacAAT ATGAAATCCAACTATGAACGGCTTCAAGCTTCAACAAGGGACGCAAAAAGAAAACACAAGAATCTTCAGACCCAGGTTAGGAACCTTTGTGAGGAGAGGGCAGATTTTCTGGTTCAGATACAAGATCAACAACGTGGTATCAATGGATTGAAACAGCGGTTAGGTTTGGCAGAAAAGGAGAACGAGGATTTGAGCAAa ATGGACCTCCCTCTACCTTCAAACGTTGCAGTGTTCGATCTGGATGATCCCAATAGGCCTAGGTTCACTACCGAAGAACTCAAAGACATTCTTAATGAAAGAAATGATTTGAAAGCTCGTGTCAGTGACCTAGAGGATGAATTGGAGACTTATAGACCCAAACCAAAGCCAGAGTC aCCTGTTGAAGATGATGCACCTGTGCAAGGCCCTATACCACTTGAACCTGACGATGCACCATGGAAGAAGTCTGAATCAGGGATAAGGAAGTT GTTCTGTAATTTTAAAACGagggaaaatagaaaaaaatgtttttttggaaGAGGCCTTGACAAGATAAATCGACTTAAGCAAAATTATCTCAATAAATCGACAG ttttcGGAAATTATTTGCCGAGGGGGGCAGCGGCAGTGGAAGTTTTCCAAGGCGTAGCATGTCACCTCTCTCAAAGGTGTCTCTCTCAACTACTAATGACCCAGTGCCCCTCTAATTTACCGAATGCAGCACACAGTTCAATGTTCTACATAGATCTGACAGGCGATGTTTGGTTTacctaa
- the LOC123676570 gene encoding RILP-like protein homolog isoform X3, with product MPRLKYSTHRDNMDDTRDSFSDISVVDVYDIASDIGKECEKIIDLYGTTAVTGLMPRVITALELLEQLATRNETENAQLLELQNKVSLLENDKIEKAEYRAKFERDLEAIEEQWRKDSNELYNVIAKLQEENRRLLKVQTSSSPNDKENEVETSENPGNGEILQQMKDTIEKQRDEIRSKDRQIQEKINEIDNMKSNYERLQASTRDAKRKHKNLQTQVRNLCEERADFLVQIQDQQRGINGLKQRLGLAEKENEDLSKMDLPLPSNVAVFDLDDPNRPRFTTEELKDILNERNDLKARVSDLEDELETYRPKPKPESGMKKIVNSIENACDSLLNTFQMSKPSVPTYSSSPPVEDDAPVQGPIPLEPDDAPWKKSESGIRKFFRKLFAEGGSGSGSFPRRSMSPLSKVSLSTTNDPVPL from the exons ATGCCTCGACTAAAGTATTCGACTCATCGTGATAACATGGATGATACAAGAGATTCTTTCAGTGATATATCCGTGGTGGACGTGTATGACATTGCCTCAGATATAGGAAAAGAGTGCGAGAAAATTATCGATCTTTACGGAACAACTGCCGTCACTGGACTAATGCCCAGAGTAATAACAGCTCTGGAACTTTTAGAACAGCTAGCAACCAGAAACGAAACAGAAAACGCCCAGCTTTTAGAGCTGCAAAACAAAGTTTCTCTGCTGGAAAATGACAAGATTGAAAAGGCTGAATACAGGGCCAAATTCGAACGG GATCTTGAAGCCATAGAAGAACAATGGCGCAAGGATAGTAATGAACTCTATAATGTCATAGCTAAGCTTCAAGAGGAAAACAGACGTCTTCTTAAAGTACAGACCAGCAGCAGTCCAAATGATAAGGAAAACGAGGTTGAAACTTCAGAGAATCCTGGCAATGGCGAAATACTGCAACAAATGAAAGACACCATAGAAAAGCAAAGGGACGAAATTCGCTCTAAAGATAGGCAGATCcaggaaaaaattaatgaaattgacAAT ATGAAATCCAACTATGAACGGCTTCAAGCTTCAACAAGGGACGCAAAAAGAAAACACAAGAATCTTCAGACCCAGGTTAGGAACCTTTGTGAGGAGAGGGCAGATTTTCTGGTTCAGATACAAGATCAACAACGTGGTATCAATGGATTGAAACAGCGGTTAGGTTTGGCAGAAAAGGAGAACGAGGATTTGAGCAAa ATGGACCTCCCTCTACCTTCAAACGTTGCAGTGTTCGATCTGGATGATCCCAATAGGCCTAGGTTCACTACCGAAGAACTCAAAGACATTCTTAATGAAAGAAATGATTTGAAAGCTCGTGTCAGTGACCTAGAGGATGAATTGGAGACTTATAGACCCAAACCAAAGCCAGAGTC aggTATGAAGAAAATTGTAAATAGTATTGAAAACGCCTGTGATAGTTTACtcaatacatttcaaatgtctAAACCTAGTGTTCCAACATACTCGTCTAGTCC aCCTGTTGAAGATGATGCACCTGTGCAAGGCCCTATACCACTTGAACCTGACGATGCACCATGGAAGAAGTCTGAATCAGGGATAAGGAAGTT ttttcGGAAATTATTTGCCGAGGGGGGCAGCGGCAGTGGAAGTTTTCCAAGGCGTAGCATGTCACCTCTCTCAAAGGTGTCTCTCTCAACTACTAATGACCCAGTGCCCCTCTAA
- the LOC123676570 gene encoding RILP-like protein homolog isoform X4 — translation MPRLKYSTHRDNMDDTRDSFSDISVVDVYDIASDIGKECEKIIDLYGTTAVTGLMPRVITALELLEQLATRNETENAQLLELQNKVSLLENDKIEKAEYRAKFERDLEAIEEQWRKDSNELYNVIAKLQEENRRLLKVQTSSSPNDKENEVETSENPGNGEILQQMKDTIEKQRDEIRSKDRQIQEKINEIDNMKSNYERLQASTRDAKRKHKNLQTQVRNLCEERADFLVQIQDQQRGINGLKQRLGLAEKENEDLSKMDLPLPSNVAVFDLDDPNRPRFTTEELKDILNERNDLKARVSDLEDELETYRPKPKPESPVEDDAPVQGPIPLEPDDAPWKKSESGIRKFFRKLFAEGGSGSGSFPRRSMSPLSKVSLSTTNDPVPL, via the exons ATGCCTCGACTAAAGTATTCGACTCATCGTGATAACATGGATGATACAAGAGATTCTTTCAGTGATATATCCGTGGTGGACGTGTATGACATTGCCTCAGATATAGGAAAAGAGTGCGAGAAAATTATCGATCTTTACGGAACAACTGCCGTCACTGGACTAATGCCCAGAGTAATAACAGCTCTGGAACTTTTAGAACAGCTAGCAACCAGAAACGAAACAGAAAACGCCCAGCTTTTAGAGCTGCAAAACAAAGTTTCTCTGCTGGAAAATGACAAGATTGAAAAGGCTGAATACAGGGCCAAATTCGAACGG GATCTTGAAGCCATAGAAGAACAATGGCGCAAGGATAGTAATGAACTCTATAATGTCATAGCTAAGCTTCAAGAGGAAAACAGACGTCTTCTTAAAGTACAGACCAGCAGCAGTCCAAATGATAAGGAAAACGAGGTTGAAACTTCAGAGAATCCTGGCAATGGCGAAATACTGCAACAAATGAAAGACACCATAGAAAAGCAAAGGGACGAAATTCGCTCTAAAGATAGGCAGATCcaggaaaaaattaatgaaattgacAAT ATGAAATCCAACTATGAACGGCTTCAAGCTTCAACAAGGGACGCAAAAAGAAAACACAAGAATCTTCAGACCCAGGTTAGGAACCTTTGTGAGGAGAGGGCAGATTTTCTGGTTCAGATACAAGATCAACAACGTGGTATCAATGGATTGAAACAGCGGTTAGGTTTGGCAGAAAAGGAGAACGAGGATTTGAGCAAa ATGGACCTCCCTCTACCTTCAAACGTTGCAGTGTTCGATCTGGATGATCCCAATAGGCCTAGGTTCACTACCGAAGAACTCAAAGACATTCTTAATGAAAGAAATGATTTGAAAGCTCGTGTCAGTGACCTAGAGGATGAATTGGAGACTTATAGACCCAAACCAAAGCCAGAGTC aCCTGTTGAAGATGATGCACCTGTGCAAGGCCCTATACCACTTGAACCTGACGATGCACCATGGAAGAAGTCTGAATCAGGGATAAGGAAGTT ttttcGGAAATTATTTGCCGAGGGGGGCAGCGGCAGTGGAAGTTTTCCAAGGCGTAGCATGTCACCTCTCTCAAAGGTGTCTCTCTCAACTACTAATGACCCAGTGCCCCTCTAA